A stretch of DNA from Telopea speciosissima isolate NSW1024214 ecotype Mountain lineage chromosome 5, Tspe_v1, whole genome shotgun sequence:
TAACCATCTATGAAAACAATGtagtaatgaaaatgatcaaatgaTGTAATAGGAGAAGTGCCCCAAATGTCACTATGAATCAAGTCCAATGGACCAGCACTAATAGAAGGAGAGATAGTAAATGGTAGTTTATGACTGCTAGAACATTTACAAGCATTACATGGAGAAGCTTTACCAGTAAATGGTAttgaaacagaggaaagaagaTGCTGAACATGCTTGGCTGATGGATGACCAAGCCTCCGATGCCAGTTAGTGAAGGAAGCAGCTGCTGCTGAAACAACAAGACATCAACCAACGGACTGCAAGATGGTGAGAGGAAGGGAAAATAGGCCATTGTCACTCTGGCCTTAACAAAGCTTCATGTGTGTCTGGCAGTCCTTAACAATaaaagaattggagaaaaaaattcaaagtaaacGCTGGTATCAGCACAAAATCTAGAAATCGAAAGAAGCTTGCAATGTATACGGGGAACGCACAGAACAACAGATAGAGAAAATGTAAAACCACAGGACATAGCCATAGTAGAACCAAAGTGAGATATAGAAAGGGAATTGCCATTACCTACAATAACATTTTCATTACCAGTGTAGGGTTCGGCTATTGCTAAATTCGAAAAATCTGCAGTTATATGATTATTAGACCCACTGTCCAGAAGCCAAAAATTGGAACCAGGAGAAAAGGGAAAGGCAGTAGAAACAAACGTAAATGCGGAGGAGTAGAAATTAGTACCAAGATAAGCATTGAAGCGTTGAGGGCATTGAGAGGCTAGATGTCCATCAAGACGGCAGATCTGGCAACTGGTGAGTGGTGAATTCATAAAGGAAGGAGAATAATTTGCCGGATTTGCTATGGAAGAACCATGTGGTGGTGAAGTGGCAGCACGGTTCTGATATGAACGACGAAACCGATTCTGATCTCCAGAGTCAAAGTAATTTGGAAAACCAGAGGAATAGCCACCACGAGATCCAGACGAATAACCACCACGATTAGAAGAACTCTGTCTATGATCTGGATAACGACCTTGGGACCAAGAAGAGCCACGATAACCATGGTAACCACGATTCTGAGAACCACGAGACCGATCAGTAGCACCACGAGCAACAACATTTGCCGTCAAGATTCCAGCAGTAGCATTCAAGGTAGTGGAAAACAGATATAATTCTTGAGTAAGTAACAGGCCGAAAAGATCCAAGAAGGAAATGGATTCTGCTCGAAGATGAACAGAAGTCGCAAAGTCATGGTACTCGTCACCCAAACCATAAAGTACAGCAAGAACCAAATCCTCATCAGAAACGGAGTGGTTAGTGGCAGTAAGAGCATATACAATAAAACGAACCTCAAGAAGGTACTCTGTAACAGTAGATGTGCCTTTTTGCAAACGAAGAAGACAATCCTTAAGATCCATTATCCGCGATAGAGACGACGGAGCAAACACCCGAGATAGGGTGTGTCAAGCTTCAAAAGAGGTTTGAGCACTAATAATGTGAGGTGGGTTTCCTCAGATAAAGAGAAAATCATCCAGCTGAGTATTAGTTGGTCCTGCCTATACCAGAGATCAAGGCAGAATCACCAGGTTGCGCCGGAGAATCAGTAGAGTTCGCTGGAGAAGACATTCGAGGAAAGGTTCCATTGACATATCCAAGCAAATTGTGCCCTCGGAGAAATGGAATAAATTGCACTCTCCAGAGAAGAAAATTAGTGGAAGAAAGTTTGAGAGGCAGAGAATGATGGACATTAACTGAAACTAGAGAAGCCATGGAAGGATTTGGAGAAAGAGATTGAGCACCAGAGTGATCATCAGACGCCAtgaaagcaaaaaaagaaagaaactcgTTTGAGGGTATGCTTTGATTACCCTTAAGAAATCGTCTCCATAACAATAAAGGATTATTGAGGAACCTCCAAACTAACCTAATCAACAGGGTTTCATTATGGACAGAATTCAAACAAAATCCCGAGCTTCCCTCTTTTTCTGGGTTTACAGGCATTCATCCAAGGgattaaagaaattttttttttccctaaaaagaTCCTTCCTATCTCCAAAATTTGGAATTGATTTTATCAAGATGCATACAAATTTTctaggaaacaaaaaaatatgacATTAATTAAATAGGTACGGATGGAGCTTAAAACTGATTCATAATGAGAATGGACCTCTTTGCTTGTGAAAGCAATGGAATTTTCCGACATGCAAGTTTACTCTGAAGCCTATTGCAAGCACTTTAGTCAAGTGTCTGCTTTTGTTCTACTAACCAAAAGAGGAGCCCCTAGATATACATAAACTCTGACATCTCCCTCATCCCAAGTTGttggagggagggagagagagaggagtatTTGGTAAAAATACATCACTCTAGAGAGGAGTATTTGggagcagttttctgtacgggagtgtgacctatgccaacactcccatgtgtctatctctctcctcattaaaacAAGGGgccagaggtgtcttttcacatggggaggagagagataaactcatggggtgctggcgtaggccacactcccggacagagatctttttcccttgcTAAAAATACATCACTCTTTGCAATATTGACTTGTTGACTAGATAGACCTTGGAAAAGTAAAAGAATGGCTTGAATTGATTTGATGTTAGATAAATTCGCCTGACAAAACACAAAAGTGTCATCGGTAAAAAGAAGATGGAAAATTTACGAGGCCAATCTAGATACCTTTATACCTTTAAACGTGTTTAACTTCCTATAAACAGACAACAGCTGTGAAAATCCTTCCATggtcaaaataaataaatgtggATTTAATGGATACCCTTCTCTAATACCCGTAGAAAGTTCAAAGAAGCCCAAAGACGATTCCTTGAGTTTGATAGAGTAGGAAACAGAAGAAACGAGGCAGCTAACTAAATCACACCAAAATTACTTCAACCGATTGTATGCCTTTGACATGTCTAACTCAATAGCTATCCAACCTTATTTGCCTTTGCAATGACGCATGTAATGAATAATCTCATGTGCAATGATAATATTGTTAGTACTTAGCATTCCTTTTATAAAAACATATTGAAAAAGAGAGACATTTTGATCTAACATTCCTTGAAGCCTTTTGCTAAGAGTTTAGATATGACCAGCTTATAAGCAACCATATATAGGCTAATAGGTCTAAAATCTTAAAGTTCAAGAGCCTTGTCTTTTTTAGGTATGAGAGTTATAAGGGTGTGTGATTAATCCCATAAAGAAGGCTTAAAGTGGTAAAAAATGAACTTGAACAAAATCCCaacattttgaaaaaaataaagctgGTATCCCGTTATGACTAGGTGGTTTAAAAGCTCTGATGCAAACACAGAGTCCCTAATCTCAtccaaagaaggaagagaagttAGCATATGATTCACTGATGAagaaatgaagttttttttttgtttttttggtagatgaTGAAGAAATGAAGTTGAAAAAGCGTAAATGATGATCCTAGGGATTAGATGTGGaagaaatattattaaaatgCTGCACAAAAATATTAGCAATCCTAGGGATATCAAAAACTAAAATGCCCAAAGGCTCCTTATAATACAATCAATAGACCTAATACGTTAATTGATCTTTGTGACATAATGATAAAATTTAGTGTTCTGATCACCTTTAGAGACATACAAATGACGAGGCTTTTGGAACCAGAACATCTCTTCAGCTTTAAGAACCCAattaagggaagaagaaagctCCAATTTTTTTGGCAAAACCTCCGGAATGACATCGATATTTTCTAATAAATGAAGTTGATTAAAAATAACATCTTTGAAGGATAATACTCATAATAGGTTCACAAAAGTCTCCTTATCCACTTTCTAACTACTCCATTAGTTTAACAAACAGGTTGACTTCTCTAGAATTTTGCCATTGGATTTACAAACAGGTCAAAACTCCGAATTGCTATACCAGGCTGCTTTGAAAGTggaatttgtttttaaaattcccAGAGacaaaatacaaattttttaaaaaaaaggagggacAAAAGAGATATATTATTCCACATAGGGTGCCATAAGGAGTGAGTGAATACtcttatctattttttttttacaaaaaaggCCGTATCTAGTGCACAGCTCCCGTGTATAGTAGGGTCTGGGGAAAGTCAAATGTAAGCGACCTTATCCCTGTTTTCAAGATTTAAATTCTTGACCgagcgttcagcaagtgagcacttgaccaacgcgtCAAGCACAACCTTCAATACTCTATCTAATGTTTGTTTGATTAAATTAGGAGGCTTTTGTCTATTTTCCCATGCAAAGTTAGAATTGCATAAATGAATTTCAGATAAATCAAAATATGACACTAAATTAGATAAACCCGTGGTAGCAGGATTTGAGGGGCTAAATCTTTTCCCTCAAAACTTCTCATCAGCCCCAAGGACTTGCTTAAAGTCACCAATAAGGAAAAAAGGGCATAGAGATGGGTTAAAATCCTCTGCGATCTTCATCCAACGATGTGAGTTCGATtacccagtttttttttccctctttcttctcgagctcgatagtattggatgtcgcatcttccatgtgtcgagcACTCAGGCCCGAACTACAAGGCACCACAAGATTAAGGCACTGTAGAGGGGACAAACAAGTCCTTCAGAACATAAGATATCAGCCTCAATTATAGAAAAACATAATTTCCAATCCCACATCTTCATTCTTACTTTTCTTTGAAACAATGATCAATATTTTCTTCTTGAGAGCAAACTCTATGTCCTCCAAAGTCATTACTCCCACTCTATTGGTTGTTGATTGCCTTTTCATATGAGAATGGTGTAGCTCTTTACCTTTGGATTCCATTGTAGACCTGAATTTGCAACCTTCCCTGCGAGAACTAGGATACCTCTCCCAACCCCTAGAAGAATTCTCACAATCCCTGCAACCACATTTTCCTCCTGAACTGGATCCCCTGAATCCGATAGGCTTCACCAACCATACACAAAAGAATGACGTAATCAGAGTATGAAAAGAAAACagtcaaaagaaaaataaagtctTTTGATTAATTAGTCGTGAAACTAAGATCCTGAGTATGTCATTAAGCCCCCCCTCCCCCTAGATCTCTctcttttaatataatataagaatGATAATACTAATGTAATTAAGTTAATCAATATATTTCCTGAATCAATATTgttatttaatttaaataaaaataactgCTTCATATAATTGAAGTACATTTTGTTTAATTCTAGACAATTCCTCTTCCGCCACATAACAAATGCCTACACGGTCATTTGCACTTTGAAGTttgctagtatatatatataaacatatgacaaaaaattaactaaaattTCAGTTCATCATCTGCGGAACTTAAGAGCTTCAAAGCGAGCTGCAATTGCATCGTAATCTGGCAGATTAGGATGAAGGTGTGGAGCAGGATCACTTATGCGTAAACCAGCATAATCAGTTCCCATCCCATCACCAGGTTGACAAGAGTGAGAAGGAGGTGGTGGAGCAACCCTATTGGGTGGTGGGCAACTGCCACTTGAAGGTGTTTCTACCTCAATCTCCTCATCATAGTCTGAGTCAAACCCATCTGAATCATCAAACTTTATGTCTGTATGTGCAGGAGGGACATTGTAGCTATGCCTCCTATGAACCCTTTTCTCATTCAAATCTGTGGGAAGAGTCCTCTCATCATGCAAGGAATATGGCCTGGTGAGACTCTGTGATGCATGGAATCTCCCTGGAGGCTCTGGTTGATCATCTCTGTTCCTCTCAGGTTCTACTGGTAGATCATTTGGCATGAAAAAAGCACCAGTGGATTTGCTGGATTTTGGATTGTTGAAATCATCCACAATATGATCAAAATCAACTGGCTGATGAGAGTTCTTATTGGCCAGATATGCAGCAGCTTGTGCAGCAGCTATTGCTTTCTTTGCAGACTCTGCAGCTGCTAGAGCAGCTAAAGCAGAGTTCTTGAAATGCATGGTGGATATATCTCCATCTTTTTCTTCATCATTGGTTAATCTAGGTGGAGGGTCAACATGAACATGACGTGAGTtccttttttattcaaaaatatTCAATTGTCTAGATCCAACAGTATAGCTTACCTGTTAGTAGGCCTATTTAGCTCAACACCTCGTGATGATATAGGCTTCAGAGGCATGCTGGTTGCACTTACAAATGTACGTGGTCCCTCCTACACAAACCAAgaattcttcttcaatgataATTGAATGGAAACTGAATTTCTACTAGCAATGTAAGCAtgcgtgtgcgtgtgtgtgtgtgtgtgtgtgtgagagagagagagagagagagagagagagagagagagagagaaatactATCAGCTCCTCGGGAGGTTTCAGAAGCTCCTTCTCAGACTCTGTCGTATCCCATTCAATCTGATATTCCTTAGCTATTTCCTTCATAACCTTCAACTTTACTTCACCAGTAGTTGTTCTGACTGAAAGTTTCTCGATAAGCTttatgaaaaaacaaaacacaaagcAGAGATGCATAAGAGGACAAGTAGTTTGTAAGTAATTCACAAGCAAACTAtttaaaaagggaaataaaataaatttaaccCTAGGAGCTTCTAATGAATCTGTTCCATCAGACAGCCTTATCTAGCACAATCTGATAAAGTCACCCAAGATCGATAGACATCCAAAGTGACAGGTTCTTCTATATGCAGACTCCCCTATAATTATCCGATCAGTACTACTAGATCTAAACAACCCAGTTATGAACTGATCTCGTCCATGTATTCATGGCTCGAGACATGTCAGAGGACCCATGAGATAGAGGACATTGAGATAATACTACCATCATACATGTAAGGCGTTTGTGCTTGCATATACTGTGAACGAGAGATCACAACAGGTTATGATCTATTTAGACATGGCCTAACACGCTCTATTTGAAAAATTTTAATGCAATCTGAAACCATCAGCTCTCTGTTTTTTAATTCAGGCAACCCCAACCTGTTAATAGAACCTTTTAGTACCACCTTAAGACTTGAACAGAACCGAGATGCCTTGGGCTTTTTATTAACAAGTGGATAATTCTGCAACACAACTGCCAGACTAGGACAGAGAACTTACCATGCGATTCACACCACAATTGGGCCGTAAATCTGTTGCTGCACATACAAACTCTTTTCcatatttcttttcaaaaatatttcGAATTTGCAGTAGTTCTGGGATATCTGAGCACCTCGGAGCGGCAAATATCAAGCTGGTGATTCCTTCTTTCAGATCGGCTGGGCATTCCCTGCAATGATATGGATCCTAATTAGGAAAACACTTTTAAAAAAGTAAATGATGAATTGGAGCTTGAAGGTTTATAAAGCACATAGTAACCTTTGCTTTGCAATGACTGAAAGTCGCACCACAACTAGTTCACAGAATAGTTCAATGATCTCGTTTGCTTCCATAACATTCTGCTCTCTTATCACATGTTCAACCTATAAACCATCGCAGTGGAAGGAAAAACactaaaattcattaaaaagTCTGACAAAttcaagggggaaaaaaaaagggttgagCACCCAACAACATTAAGAATACATAATCGTATAGTTTTTTCAGCTTGCATGTAAATAGTAAACCAAATGTATGACAATTTAGTGGTCTCACAAACTGATCGAAAGAAAAGCCATTAACCAAATTTAGGATTTTCATCCAATTCATAGAAATGAATGTGAACCAAGAGACACCAGAACCAACTTGTGTCCCCTGGTATATGGATACAACTTAAGAATGACATTTTGCACTTGAAAGCAAATTGTAGGAGTGACTTGAGGTCCTCAAGAGTGCATATCATATCGGCACCAAACAGCAGCAGCACCTATGGGGCTAAAACTGAAAAAGTCAAATTTAAGTACAATCATTCCCATTTGATTCCAACTCCTATAACCTGGTAAAGTATTCTCGACACAATGTACATATATGCCATCATAGTGTTTAAAACCGAATCGAACTAGCAGTTGAACCTGAAAAGGAACTGCTTTATCTTTTGGTTCAGCTTGCCTGTTTTGATTATTTTCTCCCCAAAACCTGTAAAAAAATCGTGAAAAAAGGTACCGGATTTTCTCTGGTTCAACCTCTAGTCTGGTTTACATTATAAAGAAATTACATTATCATCTCAAAAAACTGACCAAGGAAATGTGAGAACAAATTGACTTAAGCAACAATTGCTGTTTAAGTTGCACATGCAACAGcctgaataatttttttttcattcaaagattgaagaagataatggaTTGAGATTTATTGCATCCCCTTATTAGCTTGACTCCAAGCTATGTTACCTACATAAACTTTCGAAAAAGGAGACAGAACAAATCTGTTACTCCAGTTTCATCTCCTTGTCTTACCTGGGTAACATATGTTTGTAGAATTGTTAAGAGTAAGGTAAACAGGGATAAACTGCAGTTCCTTGCAGTTCGGGTCTGAGAGACCAACACGTGGAAGGTGCTTCATCCAACGGTACGAGTTCGattgacccagtttttttttttctcaagctcgcaccgttggatgaagcatctttccacatgtcgagctctcaggcccgAACTGCAAGGCACTGCAGTTTATAATGATGCAAGAAAAAGAGCAGAAATCGCCTACTAAGTGAGGGTGGGTCTTAATGGCACGAAAAaatgatgcaaaaaaaaaaaactcacacaAGAGACGAGGATTTGTGTGGTTCGGCTTTTAGCCTACGTCCACGGGAGAAGACAGCAAGATGATTTCACCATCAAGGAATTGGAGAATACAAGAACACTCTCTCACACTATCCCAAAGTCCCAAATACACCTACTGAACTCTTCCTACCTCTCAAACAGAAATAATACAAGAACATTCTATATTCTATGCTTGGGTTGTTTTGTACCTGCTGTTTTGCTTTGGATCAATCCCCTCCCCCTAATTATAGGTGAGGAAATGGAAATGTACAACATGTATCATCTCCTTAAGTTCTCCATCCGTCTGTGTATACTAAATGCCCACATATCATGGactctcctttttctcctttgggATGCACCGTCCAAGACCTTTGAAATTCTTTGTCTCCTATGCAATTAAGGAAGTTTTACATTTGTCTTCATCTTATTAAAGAATGAAGACTTTATTTTATCTCCATAGCCTTTGAAAAGACAAAACTGGCAACACCACCTTTTTTACTTTATTCAAGTCACAACATGACAATTCTCCACCTTGACTTGAATTCTCACATGCTCAAAATCAATCTTCTCTAGCTATTTCCACCTCAGCCCCCAATTAGGCTCTCATGTGCTACTAACACTGGTTAAGTCCAAGTAGTACTTGAACTTGGCTACTGGAATGGGCTTGGTGTATGACAGGAACAGTGATTCCAATGGACATGTCGTTAGTTTTgttaattctgattttgttggAGACCTAGATAAAAGAATATCTCTAACAGGTTATGTTTTCACTCTCTCTGGTTGTTCCATTAGTTGGAAGACAACATTACAATCTGTAGTTGCCTTGTCTACAACATAAGCTGAGTATATAGCGGCAACAGAGGCAGTAAGGGACGTTTTGTGACTGAGAGGTTTGGTTGGTGATTTGGGTTTACAACAAGACCAGACTAGTATGTATTGCGATAGCCAAAGAGTGCCATGCATCTGTCCACGAACTAGATGTATCATGAaagaaccaagcacattgatgTTAGAGTTTAATTCATTCGAGATAAAATCTCTTTAGGAGGAATTGCAGTGAAAAAGATCCCAACAACAGAAAATCCGAAAGATATGATGACCAAGCCCATTCAGATAGCCAAGTTCAAGCACTTGTTGGACTTCATCAGTGTTAGTAGCACGAGAGAGCCCCATTGGAGGCTGATGTGGAGACACTTAGAGAAGATTGATTGAGCATTTGAGAATTCAAGTCAAGGTGAAGAATTGCCATGTTGTAACTTGAATAAAGTCAAGAAGGTGGTGTTGCCGGTTTTGTCTTTTCAAAGGCTATTGAGATAATAAAGTTTTTGTTCTTTAGTAAGATGATGACAAAATGTCAAGCTTCCTTAATTGCATAGGCAACAAAGAATTTCAAAggtctgaatgaaaatatttttttggacatcaaaacaaatgaatattttactgcaattttggtttttagcaatgcttTACCATAtcaagatttatgaaatttttagattttagaaaaaccccaacattagaaagttgaaaattgcacctaccgccaaaaatccagtttttgttcttgaattggggggttgatttttcttccttttggaatttgattttttaactatttttattggattcaaatagagggtatttgcttatttatgaataatatcttaagtaaatgaaatacaaacatttacttaaatgatattaggcataaataagtgtctgtcctgtgTCTGTATACTAAGCTTTGCATAGATAGGTTTGTATACCAAAATGGTAGTCTCAGTAGAACTCGACAGAGAACTCACGAGTTCTGGAACTTTTAAAAGGCAAAAATGGTCGAAATCTGGGTTGGGCCGAGatcccgagatctcgactcgatcgagatattgtaattttttaactCGGCATACATCTCGTCTCGACCATGGAAAAAACCAAGATTTtgatctcgcgagttttagttccatgaCTCCACATTTTTAAAGCTTTcttcaaaaattattttcctCAGAGTGTGTGGGACAGTAAGGAGAACGAATTTATGAATCTGTTTCAAGGGGTTCGATCTGTTCTGGAGTATCAACAACAGTTCGAGGGGCTATTATACTTTGCTCAGTTACATTTACAAATAGATAGAGAGAAGGCAAAGAGGTTTGAGAAAGGTTTGAGGCTCACTATTGGTATTGTTACTTGTGGGTCATCAGACTCAAAGCTATGCACAGGTGGTTCAGCTTGCTAAGCTGATTGAAGATAAGCAGAGAGAGACGTTTACTTCACAGTATGGCACGGGCAAAAGGCCGATGCAGTATGGAGGTTATAAGTTTCGTTCAGCTTGCTAAGCTGATTAAAGATAAGCAGAGAGAGACGTTTACTCGACAGTATGGCACGGGCAAAAGGCCGATATAGTATGGAGGTTATAGGGGACCAAGCAAGTTTCCCAGGGTACCCTATTATAACCCGGCATCACTCCAGTCTCGCAAACCTGATGCgacaacttcttcttctattgcttCTACTACTACTTCAGCGATGCTATAATTGTAATCAGTTGGGGCATATGGCTAGAGTTTGCCTACATCCTCCGAGAATACAGGGTGGCCAGAACCCCAGATAACCATAAGCTTGGCGATTGGTACAACGCCAGCAAAGGAGCAGGCCTCAAGGGCAAGTCCATGCGGTGATAGTTGATGAAGCAGAGGCAACTCCCGGCGTTGTTACAGGTGTTGTTTCTATTTCCCTAACACTTGCACATGTCTTGATTGATTCTGGAGCCACTCATTCATTTGTTTCACCTGCATTTGCACTTAAATTCCAACAGAAGAAGCTATTACTGGGATTATCGGTCAGTACTCCTACAGGGATAGTTGTGGAGTTAGATACTGTATATGAACCATGTCCAGTGCAGATCTGTGGTCGAGACATGATAGCCCACTTGATCCAACTTGACATCATAGATTTTGATGTATTACttggcatggattggttgtcagCAATCAGAGCAAGCATGCTGTGCgctgaaaagaaaattttgctCAGACCGCAAGGTAgtgaagaatttgatttttaaggAATTAAGTTGAAGAAGGTTAAGAAACTGATTATCTCTGCACTTCGAAGAAACTACTAAATAAAGGATGTCAGGCATATCTAGTCTCAGTCTTAGATACAAAGGCTAAGATTAGGCCAATGTCAGAAGTCGATGTGGTGCGAGAGTACCCAGATGTGTTTCCCGATGACCTAACTGGATTACCCCCAGATCGGGAGACAGAATTTGTTATTGATTTGTTACCTGGGTCGGCACCTGTATCGAAGGCACCATATATAATGGCGCCCAGcaaactgaaggagttgcaaactcagttggaggatctgttgaagaagggtttcatcaGACCCAGTGTCTCACCTTGAGGTGCACCGGTACTGTTTGCCAAGAAGAAAGACGACAGTATGGGCATGTGCCTAGACTACCGTGAGTTGAACAAATtaacaatcaagaaccggtatcctcTCCTTAAGATTCACAACTTGTTCGACCAATTACAAGGTGCACGAGTGTTTTCAAAAATAGATCTCCAATCCGGctaccaccagttgaagattAGAGACAGTGATGCAAGTAAAACCACATTTCAGACTCGCTATGGCCATTATAAGTTCCTGGTGATGTCCTTTGGGCTAACAAATGCACCTACAACTTTCATGGATTTGATGAACCGAGTATTTCAGGACGTGCTTGATAAGTTCGTTATAGtgttcatatatatatagattgTAACGACCCCGATCTAAGGAccaggtggggcccatgacactaGAGTCCAGTCGGGACCGCACAGGAAAACATTCGATCAAGCATTCAATATAATCAAAAtgtataaaattaaaacaacaataagcagaagaaaacaatttaaaaactaaaaaaatggtACTGATCGAATtaacaatcaagaaccggtatcctcTCCTTAAGATTCACAACTTGTTCGACCAATTACAAGGTGCACAAGTGTTTTCAAAAATAGATCTCCAATCCGGCTACCACCAATTGAAGATTAGAGACAGTAATGCAAGTAAAACTACATTTCAGACTCGCTATGGCCATTATGAGTTCCTGGTGATGTCCTTTGGGCTAACAAATGCACCTACAGCTTTCATGGATTTGATGAACCGAGTATTTCAGGACGTGCTTGATAAGTTCGTTATAGtgttcatatatatatagattgTAACGACCCCGATCTAAGGAccaggtggggcccatgacactaGAGTCCAGTCGGGACCGCACAGGAAAACATTCGATCAAGCATTCAATATAATCAAAGtgtataaaattaaaacaacaataagcaaaagaaaacaatttaaaaactaaaaaaatggtACTGATGGCTCTATCGTCTACAATCCATACTCTCCAAAGAGAGGCACAAAACTTTAAAATATTTACAGTCATCTGGGTTCGAGACCCTCCTTTAAAATAAATATCCTTTGTCTCATTTGTAAGAA
This window harbors:
- the LOC122661629 gene encoding uncharacterized protein LOC122661629, translated to MTVVNRAVVGPCKTVMKFGVSLFRRGFNSSKCKTMAKLATARIKLLRNKREVVVKQMRRDVALLLQSGQDATARIRVEHVIREQNVMEANEIIELFCELVVVRLSVIAKQRECPADLKEGITSLIFAAPRCSDIPELLQIRNIFEKKYGKEFVCAATDLRPNCGVNRMLIEKLSVRTTTGEVKLKVMKEIAKEYQIEWDTTESEKELLKPPEELIEGPRTFVSATSMPLKPISSRGVELNRPTNRLTNDEEKDGDISTMHFKNSALAALAAAESAKKAIAAAQAAAYLANKNSHQPVDFDHIVDDFNNPKSSKSTGAFFMPNDLPVEPERNRDDQPEPPGRFHASQSLTRPYSLHDERTLPTDLNEKRVHRRHSYNVPPAHTDIKFDDSDGFDSDYDEEIEVETPSSGSCPPPNRVAPPPPSHSCQPGDGMGTDYAGLRISDPAPHLHPNLPDYDAIAARFEALKFRR